One region of Primulina tabacum isolate GXHZ01 chromosome 1, ASM2559414v2, whole genome shotgun sequence genomic DNA includes:
- the LOC142506741 gene encoding zinc finger BED domain-containing protein RICESLEEPER 2-like: MPPPYSGVELAAKLFEFLKEWGIEKKVFSLTLDNASSNDNMQVNLKEQLSLHDSLLCDGEYFHVRCSAHILNLIVQEGLKVDVVALNKIRESVKYVKGSETRMKKFQECVQAVGSIDTSIGLRLDVSTRWNSTYLMLDSAIKYKKAFVFLQFNDKNYKFCSSSEEWKRGEKICEFLEPFYDTTNLISGSSYPTSNLYFMQVWKIEVLLKENLMHEDEVISDMCKRMLGKFEKYWIQYSMVLAFGAILDPRIKLSMLEFFYSKVESDFVNVSRR; encoded by the coding sequence ATGCCTCCACCTTACTCAGGAGTTGAATTAGcagcaaaattatttgaatttttgaagGAGTGGGGAATTGAGAAAAAAGTTTTTTCTTTGACATTGGATAATGCATCTAGTAATGACAACATGCAAGTTAATTTGAAAGAGCAACTCTCTTTGCATGATAGCTTATTGTGTGACGGTGAGTATTTTCATGTTCGTTGTTCTGCTCATATATTGAATCTAATTGTCCAAGAAGGTTTGAAAGTCGATGTTGTTGCTTTGAATAAAATTAGAGAGTCAGTCAAGTATGTTAAAGGTTCGGAGACTAGGATGAAGAAGTTTCAAGAATGTGTACAAGCAGTCGGTAGCATTGATACTAGTATTGGCTTGCGATTGGATGTGTCTACTCGTTGGAACTCGACATATTTAATGCTTGATAGTGCCATCAAGTATAAGAAAGCTTTTGTTTTCCTTCAATTCAATGACaagaattataaattttgttcttcaagtgAAGAGTGGAAAAGAGGAGAAAAAATATGTGAGTTCCTTGAGCCATTTTATGACACTACCAATTTGATCTCCGGTTCTTCTTATCCTAcatcaaatttatattttatgcaagtCTGGAAGATTGAAGTTTTGTTAAAGGAAAACTTAATGCATGAAGATGAGGTGATAAGTGAtatgtgtaaaagaatgttGGGAAAGTTTGAAAAGTATTGGATACAATATAGCATGGTGCTTGCATTTGGAGCCATTCTTGACCCACGGATAAAGCTTTCGATGTTGGAGTTTTTTTATTCTAAGGTTGAGAGTGATTTTGTTAATGTCTCGAGAAGATAG